Proteins from a genomic interval of Lactococcus protaetiae:
- a CDS encoding ABC-F family ATP-binding cassette domain-containing protein gives MSILDVKNLTHGFGDRAIFEGVSFRLLKGEHIGFVGANGEGKSTFMSIITGSLTPDEGKVIWSKKHRVGYMDQHAALGKGKTTRAALSEAFQYLFDVEAEINDTYMKMAEMSEDEMNAALENVGELQEELDTGDFYLIDSKVEETARGLGLTNLLDKDVADLSGGQRTKILLGKLLLEKPDILLLDEPTNYLDEEHIFWLKNYLKNYENAFILISHDVSFMDEVVNVIYHVHGLGITRYSMSYHEFERVFEEKKKQLENLHDAQVAESKKLKDFIARKKANVATSGQAKAREKMLAKMEIVDTIHEKPKPHFDFKFSRKPSRLVFEAKDLVIGYSAENPLSAPINLKVESGQKIAFVGSNGIGKSTLLKSLMGLIPALDGEIEKGNFQDIAYYEQEIKAPSQKTVLDDLWDEYPSWNQAELRGSLARVGLTTKQIETRVYVLSGGEQAKLRFAKLMNSESNILILDEPTNHLDVDAKEELKRALIDYPGTILMVSHEPEFYEGLVSDVVNCEEWTTRIL, from the coding sequence ATGAGTATTTTAGATGTTAAAAACCTAACCCACGGTTTTGGTGACCGTGCGATTTTTGAAGGTGTGAGTTTTCGGCTGCTCAAGGGCGAGCATATTGGCTTTGTCGGGGCAAATGGTGAGGGTAAATCAACTTTTATGAGCATTATCACAGGCAGCTTGACGCCTGATGAGGGTAAGGTTATCTGGTCAAAAAAGCATCGTGTTGGCTACATGGATCAACACGCAGCGCTTGGTAAAGGTAAAACCACTCGGGCAGCACTTTCCGAGGCTTTTCAGTATCTTTTTGATGTCGAAGCAGAAATCAACGATACCTACATGAAAATGGCTGAAATGTCCGAAGATGAGATGAATGCAGCTCTTGAAAATGTCGGCGAGCTCCAAGAAGAACTAGATACAGGCGATTTTTATCTGATTGACTCAAAAGTTGAAGAAACTGCGCGAGGACTGGGCTTGACGAACTTGCTAGACAAGGACGTTGCAGATTTGTCAGGAGGGCAACGGACAAAAATTTTGCTTGGTAAACTTTTGCTTGAAAAGCCTGATATTTTGCTCTTGGACGAACCAACCAACTATCTGGATGAGGAGCATATTTTTTGGCTGAAAAATTATCTGAAAAATTATGAAAATGCCTTTATTTTGATTTCGCATGATGTGTCCTTTATGGACGAGGTCGTCAATGTCATTTATCACGTACACGGCTTGGGGATTACGCGCTATTCTATGTCTTATCACGAGTTTGAGCGAGTTTTTGAGGAAAAGAAAAAGCAGCTCGAAAATCTGCATGATGCACAAGTTGCGGAAAGTAAGAAGCTAAAAGATTTTATTGCCCGTAAAAAAGCCAACGTAGCGACCTCTGGACAAGCGAAAGCGCGCGAAAAAATGCTGGCGAAGATGGAAATTGTTGATACGATTCACGAGAAGCCAAAACCTCATTTTGATTTTAAATTTAGTCGTAAGCCAAGCCGTCTAGTTTTTGAGGCAAAAGACTTGGTCATCGGTTATTCTGCTGAAAATCCACTATCTGCGCCGATTAATCTCAAAGTCGAATCAGGACAAAAAATCGCTTTTGTCGGCTCAAACGGGATTGGGAAATCGACCTTGCTCAAGTCGCTGATGGGCCTGATTCCCGCGCTTGACGGCGAAATCGAAAAAGGAAATTTCCAAGACATCGCCTACTATGAGCAGGAAATCAAGGCACCATCACAAAAAACAGTGCTGGACGACCTCTGGGACGAGTATCCAAGTTGGAATCAGGCGGAACTTAGAGGTAGTTTGGCACGCGTGGGGCTGACAACCAAGCAAATCGAGACCCGTGTTTATGTGTTGTCAGGCGGTGAGCAAGCAAAACTTCGCTTTGCCAAGTTGATGAATAGTGAATCAAACATTTTGATTTTGGACGAACCGACCAACCACCTTGATGTTGATGCCAAAGAGGAGTTAAAACGCGCCTTGATAGACTATCCCGGTACGATTTTGATGGTCAGCCATGAACCTGAATTTTATGAGGGACTTGTGTCTGATGTGGTCAACTGCGAGGAATGGACGACGAGGATTTTGTGA
- a CDS encoding replication-associated recombination protein A, translating to MTQNLARRMRPRNIDEIIGQSHLVGQGKILRRMVETGLLSSMILYGPPGIGKTSIASAIAGTMEASFRTFNATTDTKKRLQEIAAEAEFSGQLVLLLDEIHRLDKPKQDFLLPLLENGQIILIGATTENPYFSVVPAIRSRVQIFELKPLEPEDLQQAVNLSLQDKTRAFDFDVTLDDDALYFLIHSTNGDLRSTFNALELAVLSSKNHHVTLDDMENSLQKKAATFDKDGDAHYDLLSALQKSIRGSDVNASLHYAARLIEGGDLPSLARRLTVMAYEDIGLANPEAAVHTVLALQAAEKLGFPEARIPLANIVIDLALSPKSNAAYLAMDEAISDLGKYGNLPIPAHLQDGHYAGAKELGRSVEYQYAHNFPNHWVNQQYLPDKLIKADYFQPDDMGKYEKALNLRKQWINEQKGGGDKSSQKR from the coding sequence ATGACTCAAAATCTCGCACGGCGTATGAGACCACGCAACATTGATGAAATTATCGGTCAAAGCCACCTTGTAGGACAAGGGAAAATTTTACGTCGGATGGTCGAAACCGGTCTCCTTTCGAGTATGATTCTCTACGGTCCACCAGGTATTGGGAAAACTTCCATTGCTTCTGCTATTGCAGGAACAATGGAGGCTAGTTTTAGAACGTTTAATGCAACAACTGATACTAAAAAACGTTTACAAGAAATTGCTGCTGAAGCCGAGTTTTCTGGACAACTTGTTTTATTACTTGATGAAATCCATCGACTTGACAAGCCAAAGCAAGACTTTTTATTACCTCTTTTAGAAAATGGACAGATTATCTTGATTGGTGCAACAACTGAAAACCCTTATTTTTCAGTCGTACCTGCCATTCGTTCTCGTGTTCAAATTTTTGAATTAAAACCCTTAGAACCTGAGGATTTACAGCAAGCTGTCAACCTGAGTTTACAGGACAAAACGAGAGCTTTTGACTTTGATGTAACTCTTGATGATGATGCATTGTATTTTTTAATTCACTCAACAAACGGTGATTTACGTAGTACATTTAATGCACTGGAACTTGCTGTACTCTCTTCCAAAAATCATCATGTTACGCTTGATGATATGGAAAATTCTTTACAGAAAAAAGCTGCAACTTTTGACAAAGATGGTGATGCTCATTATGATTTGCTTTCTGCCCTACAAAAGTCCATTCGAGGTTCTGATGTCAACGCAAGTTTACACTATGCTGCAAGGTTGATTGAAGGCGGGGATTTACCTTCTCTTGCCAGAAGATTAACTGTCATGGCTTACGAAGATATTGGTCTCGCCAACCCTGAAGCTGCTGTTCACACCGTACTAGCTTTGCAAGCTGCTGAAAAGCTCGGTTTTCCTGAAGCAAGAATTCCTCTTGCAAATATTGTGATTGACTTAGCATTATCTCCCAAATCGAATGCTGCCTATCTAGCGATGGATGAAGCAATTTCTGACCTCGGAAAATATGGAAATCTTCCCATTCCAGCTCATTTGCAAGACGGGCATTATGCAGGAGCAAAAGAGTTAGGACGCTCCGTGGAGTATCAGTATGCGCACAATTTTCCTAATCATTGGGTCAACCAGCAATATCTTCCTGATAAGCTGATAAAAGCCGACTATTTCCAACCAGATGATATGGGAAAATATGAAAAAGCGCTAAATTTACGCAAACAATGGATTAATGAACAAAAAGGAGGTGGCGACAAATCTTCTCAAAAGCGATAA
- a CDS encoding GNAT family N-acetyltransferase produces MEIYELTDADVKSIITDKILRQLPEWFGIPSALTDYVKGVSDKIFYAAFDGENCLGFLAGEIHYGRTGEIFVCGVLPEFHTRGIGTALYLRFERKLLSQNCERVVVKTLSSQRKNEYYYRTRQFYKAQKFDEWLDLPELWGQANPCLLMGKMLKKIEEK; encoded by the coding sequence TTGGAGATTTATGAGCTAACAGATGCTGACGTAAAATCTATCATTACTGACAAGATTTTACGACAACTTCCAGAGTGGTTTGGGATTCCGTCAGCACTGACAGACTATGTCAAAGGAGTATCAGATAAGATTTTCTACGCAGCTTTTGATGGAGAGAACTGTCTAGGTTTTCTTGCAGGTGAAATTCATTATGGACGGACCGGTGAAATCTTTGTTTGCGGAGTGTTACCAGAATTTCATACCAGAGGGATTGGTACGGCACTTTATCTTCGTTTTGAGCGAAAGCTTTTATCGCAAAATTGTGAGAGAGTTGTAGTTAAAACGTTAAGTAGTCAGCGTAAAAATGAATATTATTATAGGACACGCCAGTTTTATAAAGCTCAAAAGTTTGATGAATGGCTAGATTTACCAGAGCTTTGGGGACAGGCAAATCCTTGTTTGCTTATGGGCAAAATGTTAAAAAAAATAGAAGAGAAATAA
- a CDS encoding GNAT family N-acetyltransferase, which translates to MKIRKIEPRDFAIVAQLENENWPLTSTPHVMNSSAEKIIEKITKGMGYFIAEENGEILGVLDYGPRHKSEFGRHIITFGIMTVEKARGKGVATALITFFIDYARHEGYKKITIQVMGSNPTALKLYEKLGFVCEGRLRKEFFIDETYIDDCILAYYLDKTLL; encoded by the coding sequence ATGAAAATTAGGAAAATTGAACCTCGTGACTTTGCAATTGTTGCACAACTTGAAAATGAGAATTGGCCTCTCACATCAACTCCCCACGTCATGAACTCCTCGGCTGAAAAGATTATTGAAAAAATCACAAAAGGAATGGGTTATTTCATTGCAGAGGAAAACGGTGAGATCCTAGGTGTTCTCGATTATGGTCCTAGACACAAATCTGAGTTTGGACGACATATCATCACTTTTGGGATAATGACTGTCGAAAAAGCGCGTGGCAAAGGTGTCGCTACAGCTCTTATCACTTTTTTTATTGATTATGCACGTCATGAAGGATACAAAAAAATTACAATACAAGTCATGGGCTCAAATCCTACTGCTCTGAAACTCTATGAAAAACTTGGTTTTGTTTGTGAAGGTCGTTTACGCAAAGAGTTCTTCATTGACGAAACTTACATTGACGATTGTATTCTAGCTTATTATCTTGACAAAACTTTACTGTAA
- the prmA gene encoding 50S ribosomal protein L11 methyltransferase yields MNNWNSITVKITRSAEEAVSAILIEAGAAGVEINDSADYLTHEEQFGEILPEIEQSDLVEVTAYYPENLPIVELTADIEHKINGLSEFFDLTGLSVLTNNLSETNWADAWKKYFEPARVTHDLTIVPSWTEDYQAKVSEKLIKLDPGMAFGTGTHPTTKMSLYALEQILRGGETVLDVGTGSGVLSVASVLLGASEVHAYDIDEVAVRVALENIQLNPNHEKIHVSANNLLENVTQEADVIVANILADILVLMTADAYRLVKPEGYLVMSGIIADKADMVIASAENAGFFLETRTIQGEWNCVIFKKTENREGVIGG; encoded by the coding sequence ATGAACAACTGGAACAGTATTACGGTAAAAATCACACGCAGTGCAGAAGAAGCCGTTTCCGCCATTCTCATTGAGGCGGGCGCTGCGGGCGTGGAAATCAATGATAGTGCGGATTATCTGACGCACGAGGAGCAATTTGGCGAAATTTTGCCCGAAATCGAGCAGTCAGATTTGGTGGAGGTCACAGCTTATTATCCTGAAAATCTGCCGATTGTTGAACTGACAGCGGATATTGAGCATAAAATCAACGGTTTAAGCGAATTTTTTGATTTGACAGGGTTGTCAGTACTGACGAATAATCTGTCAGAAACCAACTGGGCGGACGCGTGGAAGAAATATTTTGAGCCAGCGCGCGTGACGCATGATTTGACGATTGTGCCGAGTTGGACGGAGGATTATCAGGCGAAAGTGTCAGAAAAACTCATCAAACTTGACCCTGGCATGGCTTTTGGCACGGGGACGCACCCGACGACTAAGATGAGTCTTTATGCGCTGGAGCAGATTTTGCGTGGCGGCGAGACCGTTCTTGATGTCGGGACAGGCTCAGGCGTGCTGTCTGTCGCGAGTGTGCTCTTAGGGGCTTCCGAAGTCCACGCTTACGATATTGACGAAGTTGCAGTGCGTGTGGCATTGGAGAATATTCAGCTCAATCCTAACCATGAGAAAATCCATGTTTCGGCGAATAATTTGCTGGAAAATGTCACGCAGGAAGCAGACGTTATCGTGGCAAATATCCTCGCCGATATTCTTGTGCTGATGACCGCGGATGCTTACCGACTGGTCAAGCCAGAGGGTTATCTCGTTATGAGCGGTATCATTGCTGACAAGGCAGATATGGTCATTGCATCTGCTGAAAATGCAGGATTTTTCCTCGAAACGCGTACGATACAGGGGGAGTGGAATTGCGTGATTTTTAAGAAAACGGAGAACCGTGAGGGTGTGATTGGGGGATAA
- a CDS encoding ParB/RepB/Spo0J family partition protein, with product MTEQIEQIKLSEIIKNPYQPRLVFDTDKLEELARSIKENGVLQPIIVRKSGLIGYELLAGERRFQASKLAGMVTIPAIIRTYSDKEMMTLSILENLQRENLNPVEEARSLAQLANKLKMTHEQIAQALGKSRSYVSNLIRLLGLPEVILRRVESGEISLAHGRTLLAEKDVNRQLQLADRVVSSHLNVRALEELIYGTDKISVSADRKNIFTEALEKELMQALGNKVKIKSNKSHHGTLSIDFDSLDELEHLVHLLKK from the coding sequence ATGACTGAGCAAATCGAACAAATTAAACTCTCTGAAATTATCAAAAATCCATACCAACCCAGATTGGTATTTGACACGGACAAACTTGAAGAACTAGCACGTTCTATCAAAGAAAATGGTGTATTACAACCTATCATCGTTCGTAAGTCAGGGCTCATTGGTTATGAGTTATTGGCTGGTGAACGACGTTTTCAAGCTTCTAAATTAGCAGGAATGGTAACGATTCCTGCCATTATTCGCACGTATTCAGATAAGGAAATGATGACCTTATCCATCCTAGAAAATTTGCAACGTGAAAATCTAAATCCTGTTGAAGAAGCACGCTCGCTTGCTCAGCTTGCCAACAAATTAAAGATGACTCACGAACAAATTGCTCAAGCTTTAGGAAAATCACGTTCTTACGTTTCTAATCTCATTCGCTTACTTGGACTTCCTGAAGTTATTTTACGTCGGGTGGAATCTGGTGAGATTTCGTTGGCACACGGAAGGACGCTCCTTGCTGAAAAAGATGTCAATAGACAATTACAACTCGCTGACAGAGTAGTGAGTAGCCATCTCAATGTCCGAGCATTGGAAGAATTAATTTACGGTACTGACAAAATTTCTGTCAGCGCTGACAGAAAAAACATTTTTACAGAAGCACTTGAGAAAGAACTCATGCAGGCGCTTGGTAACAAGGTAAAGATCAAGAGTAACAAAAGTCATCACGGAACTCTCTCTATTGATTTTGACAGCTTAGATGAATTGGAACATTTGGTTCATCTACTCAAAAAATAA
- a CDS encoding MarR family winged helix-turn-helix transcriptional regulator produces the protein MNRVEERNLTKNFMEYTQLMYWVVRKKMSFRKQVGTRLNRMVGQGQILGILEEESPISQRDLVARLDMKPQSASEIIRKLEKKGLISRWQSPEDKRVYIVSLTPAGEKEIEQFDEFIDVSPILLEGLDDDEKLELMRLIQKMRTSLDAQVEKEGGKLRGQYQRFARNPKEAE, from the coding sequence ATGAATAGAGTAGAAGAAAGAAATTTAACAAAAAATTTTATGGAGTACACCCAGCTTATGTACTGGGTTGTCCGTAAAAAAATGAGTTTCCGTAAACAAGTCGGTACGCGACTTAACCGAATGGTCGGTCAAGGGCAGATTTTAGGAATTTTAGAAGAGGAATCACCGATTTCTCAAAGAGATCTTGTCGCTAGACTTGATATGAAACCTCAGTCAGCAAGTGAGATTATCAGAAAACTTGAGAAAAAAGGACTGATTAGTCGATGGCAGTCTCCAGAAGACAAGCGAGTTTACATTGTGTCGCTGACTCCTGCGGGTGAAAAAGAAATTGAACAGTTTGATGAGTTCATTGATGTTAGTCCTATTTTACTTGAGGGATTAGATGATGATGAAAAGTTGGAACTGATGCGATTGATTCAGAAGATGAGAACTTCGCTTGATGCTCAGGTTGAGAAAGAAGGGGGTAAGCTGCGTGGACAATACCAGCGGTTTGCTCGGAATCCAAAAGAGGCAGAATAA
- a CDS encoding ABC transporter permease — MQASTKLTPTTQKHKSYISSIIHDSWIMAGRAFAKTQHNPEQLFDVVGMPIFFMVLFTYIFGGAIAGNFKAYLVTIVPGILIQTLINASSGTGVQLREDMETGVFDRFRSLPIARISPFAGLLIADILRYAIAAIVSVMTGLALGWRPTAGYGWLFAGILLVIFATWALSWIFAMVGLLIKSAATISGVSMPLTMGLTFLSSAFVPISSLPKWLQHFANANPITFLINAFKEMVNHGTFSHDAFMVILISLAIVVVMAPLTILVYNKKA; from the coding sequence ATGCAAGCAAGCACAAAACTCACACCTACCACTCAAAAACACAAAAGTTATATCTCGTCCATTATTCATGACAGTTGGATTATGGCAGGGCGCGCTTTTGCTAAGACTCAACACAATCCCGAACAACTCTTCGACGTTGTCGGTATGCCGATTTTCTTTATGGTACTTTTTACCTACATTTTCGGTGGCGCTATTGCAGGCAACTTCAAAGCTTACCTTGTCACGATTGTCCCTGGAATTCTTATCCAAACTCTGATTAACGCTTCATCTGGTACTGGAGTACAACTTCGCGAGGACATGGAAACAGGTGTATTCGACCGCTTTCGGTCACTACCAATTGCTAGAATCTCTCCATTTGCAGGACTTTTAATAGCTGACATACTGCGATATGCCATTGCTGCAATTGTATCAGTAATGACTGGGCTTGCACTCGGATGGCGCCCCACAGCTGGATATGGTTGGTTATTTGCTGGCATCCTCCTTGTAATCTTTGCAACTTGGGCACTCAGCTGGATTTTTGCTATGGTTGGACTTTTGATTAAGTCTGCAGCGACAATCTCAGGGGTTTCCATGCCACTAACAATGGGACTAACTTTCTTATCTTCTGCCTTCGTACCAATTAGTAGTTTACCCAAATGGCTGCAACACTTTGCTAATGCCAATCCAATTACATTTTTAATTAATGCTTTTAAAGAAATGGTCAATCATGGAACCTTTAGTCATGATGCTTTTATGGTAATCCTCATCAGTCTAGCTATCGTTGTCGTCATGGCTCCACTTACAATTCTTGTTTACAATAAAAAAGCCTAA
- a CDS encoding ATP-binding cassette domain-containing protein — protein MTIAIQTQNIRKDFKGKTAVKGISLTVNEGEIFAILGPNGAGKSTLLRMLSTLTSISSGSASIFGHNVATNSASVRQIIGLTGQDATVDENLTALENLTIFGRLNGLNKKAAKARGIELLEQFSLSSAAHKQLKTFSGGMKRRLDLAVSLIARPKLVFLDEPTTGLDPRTRGEMWTTIRELVANGSTLLLTTQYLEEADQLADKIAIIDHGKLIAEGTPNELKETLAPTLFELSLEDSKDIPDAQSLITSKFGLEANMLPEQNTLSLPMKNTSAMTDLLTTFEEAHIRLASFSVRKPTLDEVFLEVTGN, from the coding sequence ATGACCATAGCCATCCAAACTCAAAACATCCGCAAAGACTTCAAAGGCAAGACAGCTGTGAAAGGAATCTCACTCACAGTTAACGAAGGCGAAATATTCGCCATTCTTGGTCCCAATGGTGCAGGGAAATCAACTCTCCTGCGTATGCTTTCCACACTGACCTCTATTTCTAGCGGTTCTGCAAGTATTTTCGGACACAATGTTGCAACAAATAGTGCATCTGTCCGTCAAATTATCGGGTTGACAGGGCAAGATGCTACAGTTGATGAAAATTTAACTGCCCTTGAAAATCTAACAATTTTCGGTCGTCTCAACGGTTTAAATAAAAAGGCCGCTAAGGCTCGTGGTATAGAGCTTCTTGAGCAATTTTCTCTGAGTTCTGCCGCTCATAAACAACTCAAAACATTCTCTGGTGGCATGAAACGACGACTTGATCTTGCTGTCAGTTTGATTGCACGCCCAAAACTTGTCTTTCTTGATGAACCAACGACAGGACTTGACCCTCGCACCCGTGGTGAAATGTGGACGACGATTCGTGAACTTGTTGCAAATGGTTCTACTCTGCTGTTAACGACTCAATATTTGGAGGAAGCAGACCAGCTCGCTGACAAGATTGCTATCATTGATCATGGTAAACTCATCGCTGAGGGTACACCAAATGAACTCAAAGAAACACTCGCTCCAACACTCTTTGAGCTATCTTTAGAAGATAGCAAAGATATTCCTGACGCACAAAGTTTAATCACCAGTAAGTTTGGTCTTGAAGCAAATATGCTCCCCGAACAAAACACGCTCTCACTCCCAATGAAAAACACATCAGCTATGACGGACTTACTCACAACATTTGAGGAAGCACACATACGCTTGGCATCCTTTTCTGTAAGAAAACCAACGCTTGATGAAGTATTTTTAGAAGTAACAGGAAACTAA
- a CDS encoding DUF3013 family protein has product MAKFGFLDILQEELEKNFNYDFEINWDKRNFAVEVSFLLEAENPSRLTVTDADGVSSDDNIVVEDVVIFYNPVKSKFDAEDYLTAFPYPPKGLSAEFLSYFAQFLQETADAGLDDLMDFLTDDEAEEFAVKWDADSFQVGLSALTETEFFKYPRY; this is encoded by the coding sequence ATGGCTAAATTTGGCTTTTTAGATATTTTACAGGAAGAACTTGAAAAGAATTTTAATTATGATTTTGAGATAAATTGGGATAAGCGGAATTTCGCTGTTGAGGTCAGTTTTTTACTCGAAGCAGAAAATCCGTCAAGACTTACAGTGACTGATGCAGATGGTGTTTCATCTGATGATAATATTGTGGTTGAGGACGTTGTGATTTTTTACAACCCTGTCAAATCCAAATTTGATGCGGAGGATTATCTGACAGCGTTCCCTTACCCACCGAAAGGTTTGTCAGCGGAATTCTTGAGCTATTTTGCCCAATTTTTACAAGAAACGGCGGATGCTGGTTTGGATGATTTGATGGATTTTTTGACAGATGATGAAGCAGAAGAATTTGCTGTAAAATGGGATGCTGACAGCTTTCAAGTAGGTTTGTCAGCACTGACAGAAACTGAATTTTTCAAGTATCCGAGGTATTGA
- a CDS encoding VOC family protein: MKIVSKNQNVAPSPYILFPGNAREALTFYSEIFGCQLFLHTFSAFERTDGPANTIAHGGLVDGPVKLYGADAAVGQASVKMEGMMLTLLGVAEPSVLHQWFNQLSVSGTIIEPLQRRAWGATDGQVIDRFGLCWLVGYED; encoded by the coding sequence TTGAAAATAGTCAGTAAAAATCAAAATGTCGCACCGTCACCTTATATTCTTTTTCCAGGTAATGCGCGCGAAGCATTAACTTTTTATAGTGAAATTTTTGGCTGTCAGCTTTTCTTACACACATTTTCTGCATTTGAACGGACAGATGGACCAGCAAATACCATTGCTCACGGAGGTTTGGTTGATGGTCCCGTCAAACTATACGGAGCAGATGCAGCCGTAGGTCAAGCTTCCGTAAAAATGGAAGGAATGATGCTAACCTTGCTTGGCGTAGCAGAACCTAGTGTATTACATCAGTGGTTTAATCAGCTCTCGGTTTCTGGCACAATTATTGAGCCATTACAACGCCGTGCTTGGGGTGCTACAGATGGACAAGTCATTGACCGATTTGGCTTGTGTTGGCTAGTGGGCTATGAGGATTGA
- a CDS encoding 16S rRNA (uracil(1498)-N(3))-methyltransferase translates to MANQYFVFRELPELNTTFTIENKAAAHHIFTVMRAQAGEKLQLVFDGGKVALAEVVSPDEHAVKLTEILSALTELPVEVTVAVGFPKADKLDFITEKATELGAGAIWAAPFKWSVVKYDHKKLTKKQDKLEKITLGAAEQSRRQILPDIKLFDQLSVLTEKFSEFDSVLIAYEESAKAGEKTVFHQALTEMSKGQKLLIIFGPEGGIAPEEIEKFEQLGARKIGLGPRIMRAETAPLYALSVISAYFELL, encoded by the coding sequence ATGGCAAATCAATACTTTGTATTTCGTGAACTACCTGAACTTAACACGACATTCACGATTGAAAATAAAGCGGCGGCGCACCATATTTTTACCGTCATGCGCGCGCAGGCAGGAGAAAAGCTGCAGCTGGTCTTTGACGGTGGTAAAGTTGCTTTAGCGGAGGTTGTCAGTCCTGATGAGCATGCGGTCAAACTGACAGAAATCCTGTCAGCACTGACAGAGCTACCAGTAGAGGTTACTGTGGCAGTCGGTTTTCCAAAAGCGGACAAGTTAGATTTTATTACGGAAAAGGCGACAGAGCTCGGCGCAGGAGCGATATGGGCGGCTCCTTTCAAATGGTCGGTTGTCAAATATGATCACAAAAAATTGACGAAAAAGCAAGACAAGCTAGAAAAAATAACACTCGGAGCGGCTGAACAATCAAGGCGACAAATCTTGCCAGACATCAAACTTTTTGACCAGCTGTCAGTACTGACAGAAAAGTTTTCTGAATTTGATAGCGTGCTGATTGCTTACGAAGAATCCGCTAAAGCTGGCGAAAAAACAGTCTTTCATCAGGCACTGACGGAGATGTCAAAAGGTCAAAAATTGCTCATTATTTTTGGACCAGAAGGCGGCATTGCCCCAGAAGAAATCGAAAAATTTGAGCAACTTGGCGCTCGCAAAATCGGTCTAGGTCCACGAATCATGCGCGCTGAGACAGCACCGCTTTATGCGCTGTCAGTGATTTCTGCTTATTTTGAGTTACTATAA